One Serinicoccus chungangensis genomic window carries:
- a CDS encoding NYN domain-containing protein: MATTTSRIALLIDAENAPAATIQDILAEVARHGSCNIRRAYGDWTSPQLSSWRSVLAEHALHPVQQFAYAKGKNAADISMVIDAMDILHAGQADGFAVVSSDADFTPLVMRLRHSSMQVMGFGERKAADALVSACTAFLYLDELGEEATPDAPQARRTRNQLRGDTALVRLLRGAVAATAQEDGWSHLGAVGAAIRNQSSFDERNHGYAKLSGLLEATELFEIRRTEGVVHVRDPKAVAAR, translated from the coding sequence ATGGCCACAACGACGTCACGGATCGCGCTGCTCATCGACGCGGAGAACGCCCCGGCCGCCACGATCCAGGACATCCTCGCCGAGGTGGCGCGGCACGGATCCTGCAACATCCGTCGGGCCTACGGCGACTGGACCTCGCCACAGCTCAGCTCCTGGCGGTCGGTGCTGGCGGAGCACGCCCTCCACCCGGTCCAGCAGTTCGCCTACGCCAAGGGCAAGAACGCCGCCGATATCTCCATGGTCATCGATGCCATGGACATCCTGCACGCCGGACAGGCCGACGGGTTCGCCGTGGTGTCGAGCGACGCGGACTTCACGCCGCTGGTCATGAGGCTGCGGCACTCGAGCATGCAGGTGATGGGATTCGGCGAGCGCAAGGCGGCCGACGCCCTCGTCAGCGCGTGCACCGCCTTCCTCTACCTCGACGAGCTCGGCGAGGAGGCGACACCCGACGCACCGCAGGCGCGTCGGACCCGGAACCAGCTCCGCGGCGACACGGCCCTGGTCAGGCTCCTGCGCGGCGCCGTCGCCGCCACCGCGCAGGAGGACGGCTGGTCGCACCTCGGCGCGGTGGGTGCCGCCATCCGCAACCAGTCGTCCTTCGACGAGCGCAACCACGGCTACGCCAAGCTCAGCGGCCTGCTCGAGGCGACCGAGCTCTTCGAGATCCGCCGCACCGAGGGCGTGGTCCACGTGCGGGACCCGAAGGCGGTCGCGGCACGGTAG